The following coding sequences are from one Saccharomyces eubayanus strain FM1318 chromosome VII, whole genome shotgun sequence window:
- a CDS encoding zinc-binding alcohol dehydrogenase family protein, with translation MPASIPKTMKAIVTEDDKAVVKEGVPIPELEDGFVLIKTXAVAGNPTDCGHIDYKIGPQGSIPGCDAAGHIVKLGPGVDSKRFAIGDYISGFIHGSSVRFPSNGAFAEYSAVSAETXYRLPNDIGLCGKDNLIEGPVRSLEGAVTFPVSLTTAGMILTYNLGLDMEWKPSVPQRSHPVLIWGGATAVGQLLIQLAKKLNGFTKIIVVASRKHEKQLKEYGADELFDYHDTDVVEQIKKRHNSISYLVDCVANVXTLQQVYRCAADELDATIIELSSLTVENVKEEYRRQNVTIAKTSLYAIGGHEVPFGEFTFPAEPECKKAAIRLVKFLNPKIKEGEIHHIPVKVYKKGLYDIPQLLDDIRNNKNNGKKLVAVLA, from the coding sequence ATGCCAGCCTCAATTCCAAAAACTATGAAAGCCATCGTTACTGAAGACGATAAAGCCGTCGTTAAGGAGGGMGTGCCCATTCCTGAATTGGAAGATGGCTTCGTTCTGATCAAGACCRTTGCTGTTGCCGGTAAYCCCACTGAYTGTGGGCACATTGATTACAAGATMGGCCCTCAAGGKTCCATCCCGGGTTGYGATGCTGCAGGCCACATTGTCAAACTRGGTCCTGGCGTTGATTCCAAACGCTTTGCCATTGGCGAYTACATTTCCGGGTTTATTCACGGTTCCTCTGTAAGATTCCCCTCCAATGGYGCCTTTGCTGAATACTCCGCTGTTTCAGCGGAGACTKCCTACAGATTGCCCAACGATATTGGACTTTGTGGTAAGGACAAYCTAATTGAAGGTCCTGTTAGGTCTTTAGAAGGCGCTGTCACCTTTCCAGTGTCATTGACCACCGCCGGTATGATCCTGACCTATAACTTGGGCTTGGACATGGAATGGAAGCCTTCTGTGCCACAAAGGAGTCATCCCGTCTTAATATGGGGCGGTGCTACTGCCGTAGGCCAATTGCTGATCCAGCTGGCTAAAAAATTGAACGGGTTTACCAAAATCATTGTCGTCGCTTCTCGGAAACACGAAAAGCAATTGAAAGAGTACGGTGCCGATGAACTGTTTGATTATCATGATACTGATGTTGTCGAACAAATCAAGAAGAGACACAACAGCATTTCATATTTGGTTGACTGTGTCGCTAATGTAGRCACCCTTCAGCAAGTGTACAGATGTGCAGCGGATGAACTGGATGCCACCATCATTGAGTTGAGTAGCTTGACCGTCGAAAACGTCAAAGAGGAATACAGGAGACAAAATGTCACCATTGCCAAAACAAGCCTATACGCGATAGGTGGACACGAAGTTCCATTTGGAGAATTCACTTTTCCCGCGGARCCTGAGTGTAAAAAGGCCGCCATTAGATTAGTCAAATTCCTCAATCCAAAGATCAAAGARGGGGAAATCCACCATATCCCAGTCAAGGTCTACAAGAAGGGGTTGTATGACATYCCGCAGTTGCTYGATGACATCAggaacaacaaaaacaatggYAAAAAGCTGGTCGCGGTATTGGCTTAG